A section of the Serratia liquefaciens ATCC 27592 genome encodes:
- the sufA gene encoding Fe-S cluster assembly scaffold SufA — protein MQTENVGTFSLDENVWQGILLSDNAVQQITKLMQQDPQVKGLQLGVKQSGCAGFAYVLDLTREPADDDLLFERDGAKLYVPLKAMPFIDGTTVDFVREGLNQIFKFNNPKAQHACGCGESFGV, from the coding sequence ATGCAAACGGAAAATGTCGGCACCTTTTCTCTGGACGAAAATGTCTGGCAAGGCATTTTGCTCAGTGATAATGCCGTACAACAAATTACTAAATTAATGCAGCAGGATCCGCAGGTGAAGGGGCTGCAGCTCGGGGTGAAGCAGTCAGGCTGCGCCGGGTTTGCCTATGTGCTGGATCTCACCCGTGAACCCGCTGACGACGACCTGCTGTTTGAGCGCGATGGCGCCAAACTGTATGTGCCGTTAAAAGCCATGCCGTTTATCGATGGCACCACGGTGGATTTTGTCCGTGAAGGGCTGAATCAGATATTCAAATTTAATAACCCTAAAGCTCAGCATGCCTGCGGGTGCGGCGAGAGTTTTGGCGTTTGA